Proteins from a genomic interval of Oncorhynchus mykiss isolate Arlee chromosome 21, USDA_OmykA_1.1, whole genome shotgun sequence:
- the LOC110500198 gene encoding NADH dehydrogenase [ubiquinone] 1 alpha subcomplex subunit 5, whose translation MAGVLKKTTGLVGLAVSHNPHERLRILYSKILASLQIIPQDAAYRKYTEQLVNDRFELIKAEPDVEKLEKKINCGQIEEVIHQAECELALSRKMAEWKPWEPLIEEPPVNQWKWPV comes from the exons ATGGCTGGTGTTCTGAAAAAG ACCACAGGCTTGGTGGGACTGGCCGTGTCTCACAACCCTCATGAG CGCCTGAGGATCCTGTACAGTAAGATCCTGGCGTCTCTCCAGATCATCCCTCAGGACGCAGCCTACAGAAAGTACACAGAACAGCTTGTCAACGACCGCTTTGAACTTATCAAAGCT GAGCCTGATGTGGAGAAACTAGAGAAGAAAATCAACTGTGGTCAGATTGAGGAGGTCATTCACCAG GCGGAGTGTGAGTTGGCACTATCCAGGAAGATGGCGGAGTGGAAACCATGGGAACCACTGATTGAAGAGCCCCCTGTCAACCAATGGAAGTGGCCTGTTTAA
- the LOC110500199 gene encoding ankyrin repeat and SOCS box protein 15 → MEDVDRCEEELIEYAIRESIRDVSIDSIPTVSGDYLRIVTAIEQGDVCTLQELSGLQAFTERDSRGWLPLHRAAVQSQGEVLDQVLLASCDVTVDDVTADGDTALILAAQEGLLENVRTLLQHGASPHKTNSLNESPLLLAVRQGSYDMVSTLIICGAFVEQVCLKKWMAIHEAAKVGCSAILVLLLRHGAKVTAVDGHNVTPLGIAAEYAHVEVLDILIKNGGDVNAQAYNGDSVLYDAAGSGNLDCIYLLLQAGANPNIASLACQLPIHRAAYEGHILALRTFIPITTKRAIRLSGQSPVHSAADGGHVDCLELLIEKGFDVNAQLDTHISENYGDMRRSPLYFAVSNSDLTCTEMLLAAGAKTDLDPLRCFLVAVRAGRYELVHLLLSRGAEVNCYFRMISDTLFPTALQYCLRDHMILRLLLNNGYDVDKCFMCNHGNGQDMDCDSWVDYRNNHRRTLFYNQDCRAPFCEIISLSSVVNLAGSVVRMLLDYIRHPRICPNLLRVLEKQKEWPDICDILDNPRSLQHQCRLVIRRQMTPRRLNDPQVMAAVPFPPSLKHYLTYRENDEYGGLAATHS, encoded by the exons ATGGAGGACGTCGATAGATGTGAGGAGGAGCTTATTGAGTACGCCATTCGAGAGAGTATTCGAGACGTATCAATAGACAG CATACCAACAGTCAGTGGTGACTATCTGAGGATAGTGACTGCCATCGAGCAAG GTGATGTGTGTACCCTGCAGGAGCTGTCTGGGTTGCAGGCTTTCACAGAGAGGGACAGCAGAGGGTGGCTTCCCCTACACAGAGCCGCTGTGCAGTCCCAGGGAGAGGTCTTGGATCAGGTCCTGCTGG CTTCCTGTGATGTGACTGTGGATGATGTGACTGCAGACGGTGACACAGCGTTGATTCTGGCTGCTCAGGAGGGTCTGCTGGAGAACGTCAGGACTCTACTGCAGCATGGAGCGTCTCCACACAAAACCAACAGCCTGAACGAGTCCCCACTGCTGctcg CGGTGAGACAGGGATCATATGACATGGTGTCCACTCTGATCATTTGTGGGGCCTTCGTGGAACAGGTGTGTCTGAAGAAGTGGATGGCCATTCACGAGGCAGCCAAG GTGGGCTGCAGTGCCATCCTGGTGCTTCTGCTGAGACATGGGGCCAAGGTGACAGCTGTAGATGGGCACAATGTCACCCCGCTGGGCATCGCAGCAGAGTACGCCCACGTGGAGGTCCTGGATATACTCATAAAGAACG GTGGCGACGTGAACGCCCAGGCGTATAACGGAGACAGTGTTCTGTACGATGCAGCCGGCTCAGGGAACCTGGACTGCATATACCTCCTCCTGCAAGCTGGAGCCAACCCTAACATAGCCAGTCTGGCCTGCCAGCTGCCCATACACAGAGCTGCCTATGAGGGACACATCCT TGCTCTGAGGACCTTCATCCCCATCACAACTAAGAGAGCCATCCGTCTGTCTGGCCAGAGCCCAGTCCACTCGGCAGCAGATGGAGGCCATGTTGACTGTCTGGAGCTGCTCATAGAGAAAGGCTTCGATGTCAACGCTCAGCTGGACACACACATCTCAG AGAACTACGGGGACATGAGGCGGAGTCCGCTCTACTTCGCCGTATCCAACAGTGATCTCACCTGCACAGAGATGCTGCTGGCTGCCGGCGCCAAAACTGACCTGGACCCGTTACGCTGCTTCCTGGTGGCTGTACGCGCTGGGAG GTATGAGCTGGTGCATCTGCTATTGTCCAGGGGTGCCGAGGTCAACTGCTACTTCAGAATGATCAGTGATACACTGTTTCCCACCGCGTTGCAGTACTGTCTCAGAGATCACATGATTCTGCGTCTGCTGCTCAACAACGGCTACGACGTAGACAAGTGCTTCATGTGTAACCATGGCAACGGGCAGGATATGGACTGCGACTCCTGGGTCGACTACCGAAATAACCATAGAAGAACTTTATTTTATAACCAGGACTGCAGAGCTCCG TTCTGTGAAATCATCTCCCTGTCGTCGGTGGTCAACCTGGCGGGGAGTGTGGTACGGATGCTTCTGGACTACATCAGACACCCACGTATCTGCCCCAACCTCCTACGGGTCCTGGAGAAACAGAAAGAGTGGCCAGACATCTGTGACATTCTGG ACAACCCGCGGTCCCTGCAGCACCAGTGTCGTTTGGTCATTAGGAGACAGATGACTCCTAGAAGACTGAATGACCCTCAGGTCATGGCTGCCGTACCGTTCCCCCCGTCACTCAAACACTACCTCACCTACAGGGAGAACGACGAGTATGGTGGGTTGGCAGCCACACACTCATAA